One genomic window of Mogibacterium diversum includes the following:
- a CDS encoding DHH family phosphoesterase, which produces MNKNAGNIAGAEFLESLPVPACMVNKEGAVVYANSLIKNVFAYDDIVDGNFFALTGSKLEDLEDARDTGTEVKIKRNEQIFVLNTTREEREDGIITVFFNNVTERETLRSNYRDEHVCQMYISLDNYDELISNSPSDSKMTVPAEVDKILSKWAESNNAAIESISEDTYLATLYRRDVDNLIEGRFSILDTIRGIQTKDDFPVSLSIGVGMGVRNLQDATELAEAALDLAMGRGGDQAVVKNGDRTHYYGGKLQSMEKNNKGKSRIIAHALKQLVRESSNVIVMGHRWPDMDCFGSGIGAYKIAKYMEKDVAIVIEEYNEALQAIYKQAVETDDYEIVNREKAIELCEEKTLVIVVDTHRPGMVECPEILEKADKIVVIDHHRLSDDSIDNAILSYVESYASSASELMTEIIQYTSNKKIVNKFEAEALLAGITVDTNRYSIKTGVRTFEASAWLRRVGADTTEVKRFFQSEVTSFQMRAEAVANAEYMDEGVALSISQGYSTDAQIINAQVADELLMVKGVKASFAAGKNDKGKTVISARSLGEVNVQVIMERFNGGGHLNSAGAQTDMEPEEVIAELKKIVPEYLGTDGEESDAYGQE; this is translated from the coding sequence ATGAACAAAAACGCAGGAAATATAGCAGGCGCAGAGTTTCTGGAGAGCTTGCCAGTGCCGGCGTGTATGGTCAATAAAGAAGGAGCCGTTGTATATGCGAATTCGCTCATAAAGAACGTGTTTGCATATGATGACATAGTGGATGGAAATTTCTTTGCGCTTACGGGAAGTAAGCTTGAAGATCTCGAAGACGCTCGAGATACAGGCACAGAGGTTAAGATAAAGCGCAATGAGCAAATTTTTGTATTAAACACAACTCGTGAGGAGCGAGAAGATGGCATAATAACAGTTTTCTTCAACAATGTAACTGAACGTGAGACACTACGTTCAAACTACAGAGATGAACATGTGTGCCAGATGTACATCAGCCTAGATAACTATGATGAACTGATTTCAAATTCGCCTTCAGACAGCAAGATGACAGTGCCAGCAGAGGTGGATAAGATTCTGAGTAAATGGGCTGAATCTAACAACGCAGCTATAGAAAGTATCAGCGAGGACACGTATCTTGCTACACTTTACAGGCGAGACGTTGATAACTTGATTGAAGGAAGATTTTCGATTTTGGATACAATTAGAGGTATCCAGACCAAAGACGATTTTCCAGTTAGTCTCAGTATAGGCGTTGGAATGGGAGTACGAAACCTGCAGGATGCTACAGAGCTTGCGGAAGCAGCACTTGATCTCGCTATGGGACGTGGCGGAGACCAGGCGGTAGTCAAGAACGGTGATAGAACTCATTACTATGGCGGAAAGCTCCAGTCTATGGAGAAAAACAACAAAGGAAAGTCGAGAATTATCGCACATGCGTTAAAGCAGTTGGTTAGAGAGAGCTCAAATGTAATCGTAATGGGGCATCGTTGGCCGGACATGGACTGCTTTGGCTCTGGAATAGGGGCTTATAAAATTGCAAAGTATATGGAGAAGGATGTTGCGATCGTAATCGAGGAGTACAACGAGGCGCTACAGGCGATTTACAAGCAAGCTGTTGAGACCGATGACTACGAGATTGTAAACAGGGAAAAAGCGATAGAGCTTTGCGAAGAGAAGACCCTTGTAATTGTTGTAGATACACATAGACCGGGAATGGTTGAATGTCCTGAAATCCTTGAGAAGGCTGATAAAATCGTAGTTATCGATCACCACAGATTATCCGATGATTCAATAGACAATGCGATACTATCATACGTTGAGTCATATGCGTCTTCTGCAAGCGAACTCATGACGGAGATTATCCAGTACACTTCTAACAAGAAGATTGTCAACAAGTTTGAAGCGGAAGCGTTATTGGCCGGAATAACGGTGGATACGAATAGGTATTCCATTAAAACTGGGGTGAGGACATTTGAAGCCTCCGCGTGGTTAAGGCGTGTAGGCGCTGACACCACTGAGGTTAAGAGGTTCTTTCAGTCGGAGGTTACATCGTTCCAGATGAGAGCAGAGGCTGTTGCTAATGCTGAATATATGGACGAAGGCGTTGCGCTTTCGATTTCTCAGGGATATTCGACAGATGCACAGATTATCAATGCGCAGGTTGCAGACGAGCTATTAATGGTTAAAGGCGTGAAAGCTTCGTTTGCTGCTGGAAAGAATGATAAGGGCAAGACAGTGATAAGTGCGAGATCTCTCGGAGAAGTTAATGTTCAGGTGATTATGGAGAGGTTCAATGGAGGAGGGCATCTTAATTCAGCAGGTGCTCAAACTGATATGGAGCCAGAAGAAGTAATAGCGGAGCTTAAGAAGATAGTACCAGAGTATCTAGGAACAGATGGCGAAGAGTCGGATGCCTACGGACAGGAGTAA
- the rplI gene encoding 50S ribosomal protein L9, with protein sequence MQIILKKDVKGTGKAGDVVKVSDGYARNRLIPGGFAIEATPSNLTKVMRDKANREEQIALDKAEANQVKKVLEGEVIKLKTKVGEGGKLFGSITSMDIANAIKEQTKLDVDKKKIVLIKPIKEIGEHEVDIKLYTEITARIKVAVTEE encoded by the coding sequence ATGCAGATTATTTTAAAGAAAGACGTTAAAGGAACGGGTAAAGCCGGAGACGTTGTTAAGGTAAGTGACGGTTACGCAAGAAATCGCTTAATTCCAGGTGGATTTGCAATTGAGGCTACTCCTTCAAATCTCACGAAAGTTATGAGAGATAAGGCTAACCGCGAAGAGCAGATTGCACTAGATAAGGCAGAAGCTAATCAGGTGAAAAAGGTACTCGAAGGAGAGGTTATCAAGCTTAAGACTAAGGTTGGTGAAGGCGGCAAGCTATTCGGATCGATTACCTCGATGGATATTGCTAATGCAATCAAGGAGCAGACAAAGCTCGATGTCGACAAGAAGAAAATAGTGCTGATCAAGCCAATTAAGGAAATCGGCGAACATGAAGTTGATATTAAGCTATACACTGAGATTACAGCTCGCATCAAGGTGGCTGTTACTGAGGAATAA
- the rsmA gene encoding 16S rRNA (adenine(1518)-N(6)/adenine(1519)-N(6))-dimethyltransferase RsmA encodes MGNKSKHKGKYNTGSGRAPHGFKHAKSLGQNFLNDQSVIDDIVEGSEIDEQTLVVEIGPGEGALTSELIDDAGYVIAIELDDRLIPILRTKFALHDNFEVIHEDILKVDIKSIVDESMRAHGLTKTRIVGNLPYYITTPIITKLIESKARFESLTVMMQKEVGDRIAAEPGTKLAGAITYAVHYRCTVDKVCDVSRESFYPVPKVDSVVLRLNMRDKLAVQVNDENNFFRCIKAGFSMRRKTLLNSLQALDDVNKDVIKHALESANIDPSRRAETLTMEEFAELSNSIWKE; translated from the coding sequence TTGGGAAATAAATCGAAACACAAAGGGAAGTATAATACCGGTAGCGGACGGGCACCGCATGGCTTTAAGCACGCGAAGAGTCTCGGACAGAACTTCCTAAATGACCAAAGCGTAATAGACGACATAGTAGAGGGTAGTGAAATAGATGAGCAGACCTTGGTTGTCGAAATCGGGCCGGGTGAAGGTGCTCTTACATCAGAGCTCATAGATGATGCTGGCTACGTTATCGCAATAGAGCTTGATGATAGGCTAATACCTATCCTGCGCACCAAGTTTGCACTGCACGATAACTTTGAAGTTATCCACGAGGATATTCTAAAAGTTGATATCAAATCAATTGTGGACGAAAGCATGAGAGCCCATGGACTTACGAAGACGAGGATAGTCGGAAATCTACCATACTACATAACGACGCCGATAATCACTAAGCTGATTGAGTCGAAGGCGAGATTTGAAAGCCTTACTGTTATGATGCAGAAGGAGGTCGGAGATAGAATTGCGGCCGAGCCGGGAACTAAGCTAGCTGGAGCGATTACATATGCGGTTCATTATAGGTGTACAGTGGATAAGGTTTGCGATGTTTCACGCGAATCATTCTATCCGGTGCCAAAAGTGGATTCGGTGGTACTCAGACTCAATATGAGAGATAAGCTAGCGGTACAAGTTAACGATGAAAACAATTTCTTTAGGTGCATAAAAGCAGGTTTTTCGATGAGGCGCAAGACGCTTCTAAATTCCCTACAAGCACTAGATGATGTTAACAAAGACGTCATAAAGCATGCACTTGAAAGTGCTAATATAGACCCATCGCGCAGGGCGGAAACGCTTACGATGGAAGAATTTGCGGAATTATCCAATTCCATTTGGAAGGAGTAA
- the dnaB gene encoding replicative DNA helicase, with product MPNEINSQLSEALEPPKDIEAEKAVLGSMMLSDDAVQDVVDILKPEDFYLKEHQEIYKMFMSMFRRSITIDLMTTRAELNKVHQLELVGGMTYLSRLSGDTINPSNAKFYALTVVDKSKMRKLIKSADTMRKNAYDGSMDSEQILDEAEKEIFSIAQASQRKNYSPIQEVLQTNILQINELVRNKGQLPGITTGFRDIDKMLGGLKKTDLVVLAARPGMGKTAFALNVAENAAMAGHSVLVFSMEMSKEQLGQRMLAMSARVDMEHIKNGTIEDDEWFSIDTAQEKFESVNLNIDDTAQISILEMKNKCRRLKEKSGLDLVVIDYLQLMSLGYGGDNRTNEISAITRSIKILAKELDVCVILLSQLSRASEQRKDHRPMLSDLRESGSIEQDADIVVFLKRDDYYQNEDEEADTSSGNTCEVIIAKHRSGPTGTVNLAWIARYTKFGNLEYTV from the coding sequence ATGCCAAATGAAATAAACAGTCAACTTTCGGAGGCCCTAGAGCCTCCGAAAGACATAGAAGCGGAGAAGGCGGTTCTAGGGTCTATGATGCTAAGCGACGATGCCGTTCAGGATGTCGTGGACATACTTAAACCAGAGGATTTTTACCTCAAGGAACATCAAGAGATATATAAGATGTTCATGAGTATGTTCAGAAGAAGCATAACTATCGATCTTATGACGACGAGAGCGGAGCTTAACAAGGTACATCAACTTGAGCTAGTCGGTGGTATGACATATCTGAGCAGACTGTCAGGTGATACGATAAACCCTTCAAATGCCAAGTTCTATGCGCTCACCGTCGTTGATAAATCGAAGATGCGAAAGCTCATCAAGTCGGCCGACACTATGCGAAAGAATGCATACGATGGAAGCATGGACAGTGAGCAGATTCTCGATGAGGCAGAAAAGGAAATTTTTTCAATAGCACAGGCTTCACAGCGCAAGAACTACTCTCCTATTCAGGAAGTGTTGCAGACCAATATTCTCCAGATAAATGAGCTGGTGAGGAACAAGGGACAGCTTCCTGGTATTACAACTGGATTTAGAGATATTGATAAAATGCTCGGCGGTCTCAAGAAGACCGACCTTGTTGTGCTTGCGGCTAGACCTGGTATGGGAAAGACTGCGTTTGCGCTTAACGTAGCAGAAAATGCGGCGATGGCAGGTCATTCGGTGCTCGTGTTCAGCATGGAGATGTCCAAGGAGCAGCTGGGACAGAGAATGCTCGCCATGTCAGCAAGAGTCGATATGGAGCACATCAAGAATGGAACAATCGAAGACGACGAATGGTTCAGCATCGACACAGCTCAGGAGAAATTCGAGAGCGTGAATCTCAATATCGACGATACAGCGCAGATCTCGATTCTCGAGATGAAGAACAAGTGCCGAAGACTCAAGGAGAAGAGTGGGCTTGACCTCGTAGTCATTGACTACCTGCAGCTCATGTCCCTCGGATATGGCGGAGATAACAGAACTAATGAAATAAGTGCGATTACCAGAAGCATCAAGATTCTTGCAAAAGAACTTGACGTATGCGTAATCCTGTTATCGCAGCTTTCCCGTGCTTCTGAGCAGCGTAAGGATCATCGCCCGATGCTGTCTGACCTCAGAGAGTCTGGTTCAATCGAGCAGGATGCAGATATCGTAGTATTCCTAAAAAGGGATGACTATTATCAAAATGAGGATGAAGAGGCTGATACTTCATCGGGGAACACATGTGAAGTAATTATTGCCAAGCACAGGAGCGGTCCTACGGGAACCGTTAACCTGGCATGGATTGCAAGGTACACGAAGTTCGGAAACCTCGAGTACACAGTATAG
- a CDS encoding LTA synthase family protein, with protein MKVKNFCRGVLAKIKGGAHKVHDKYRAKFPKKVPKLNDGKLHDRKFILKLAIASILMNLYIETFARITSGVFDGAMFLFKHPIIFLYNCLIIFATMCLALMFRKRGFAFLILCTVWGILGTVNGVILLKRMTPFTLYDLQNTKDGFSLLTTYYSKAQITLGAAIIGVALLIVVLYYINCYKWTNLNYKKELGIIVVVIATCFGGTFGLIETKALSTFFGNLNYAYRDYGFAYCFLNTSVNKGIRKPNHYSKKEIQSILENYTKNGTNTKLVQKNDAKKYPNIIILQLESFSYAQDYKNIKVSNDPTPNFTNLMKNYSTGWFKVPACGAGTANTEFEVLTGISSRFFGPGEYPYKGKLREQSLESLGYVLKSHGYDTHAMHDHRALFYNRNEVYASLGFDNFTSLEYMNNIVKTPTGWAKDKVMTDDIMNIIKRSDTRDLLHIISVQGHGAYPTERVFKDPYTTVTAKDEATKWKYEYYVNELHEMDEFTGDLLKKIEESGEPTVVLIYGDHIPALDIKESEYGTGDLYQTRYVIWDNIGLKKKDKDITSYEVTADILKNVGLGHQGVIFDYEQTADKNSKDYEKNLKALAYDMLYGKNYVFGGKNPYKRTKMRMGYKKIKIDGIISIGKKYYIKGQNFTEHSTVSLDGKVLKTVYLSPTLLGLSEKIDQKDVKKLRVSQIDSKDETILSTIGGNEEL; from the coding sequence ATGAAAGTTAAGAATTTCTGTAGAGGGGTTCTGGCAAAGATAAAGGGTGGCGCACACAAGGTGCATGACAAGTACCGTGCGAAATTTCCAAAGAAGGTGCCGAAATTAAATGACGGAAAGCTACATGATCGAAAGTTCATTTTAAAGCTTGCAATTGCATCAATTTTGATGAATTTATACATCGAGACATTCGCACGAATTACGAGTGGGGTCTTCGATGGAGCTATGTTTTTATTCAAGCATCCGATTATTTTCTTATATAACTGTTTGATTATCTTCGCAACGATGTGCCTCGCGCTTATGTTCAGAAAGCGTGGCTTTGCATTCCTGATACTATGTACAGTCTGGGGGATTCTAGGAACTGTCAACGGTGTCATCTTGCTCAAGCGAATGACTCCATTCACACTTTATGATTTGCAAAACACAAAGGACGGCTTCTCGCTGCTAACCACATATTATTCGAAGGCCCAGATAACCCTAGGCGCTGCGATTATTGGTGTTGCACTGCTCATAGTCGTGCTTTATTACATAAATTGCTATAAGTGGACAAACTTAAATTACAAGAAAGAGCTAGGTATAATCGTTGTAGTAATTGCAACATGCTTTGGTGGCACTTTCGGTCTGATTGAGACTAAGGCGCTAAGCACGTTCTTCGGAAATCTCAACTATGCGTATAGAGATTATGGATTTGCGTATTGTTTCTTAAATACCTCTGTAAATAAAGGAATCAGGAAGCCAAACCATTACTCAAAGAAAGAAATTCAATCAATCCTTGAAAATTACACTAAGAATGGTACAAATACCAAACTAGTGCAGAAAAATGATGCAAAGAAATATCCTAATATCATCATCTTGCAGCTTGAGTCGTTCTCTTATGCACAGGATTATAAGAATATCAAGGTTTCAAATGACCCAACGCCGAACTTCACCAATCTAATGAAGAACTACTCTACAGGTTGGTTTAAGGTTCCGGCATGCGGAGCAGGAACGGCCAACACGGAGTTCGAGGTGCTAACAGGTATCAGCTCTAGGTTCTTTGGACCGGGAGAATATCCATATAAGGGCAAGCTTCGCGAGCAATCTCTCGAGAGTCTCGGATATGTGCTAAAGAGTCACGGATATGATACGCACGCAATGCACGACCACAGAGCATTGTTCTATAACCGTAATGAGGTATATGCATCGCTCGGATTTGACAACTTCACATCACTCGAATACATGAACAACATCGTCAAAACGCCAACTGGCTGGGCGAAGGATAAGGTCATGACCGACGATATTATGAATATAATTAAGAGGTCAGATACGAGAGATTTACTTCATATCATCTCAGTACAAGGGCATGGTGCATATCCGACGGAGCGAGTGTTCAAGGATCCATATACAACGGTAACTGCAAAGGATGAAGCTACTAAGTGGAAGTACGAATACTACGTGAATGAACTCCACGAGATGGATGAGTTTACAGGAGACTTGTTAAAGAAGATAGAAGAATCTGGCGAGCCTACCGTCGTGCTAATCTACGGAGACCACATCCCTGCACTCGATATCAAGGAGTCTGAGTACGGCACAGGAGACCTCTACCAGACCAGATATGTAATATGGGACAATATCGGTCTTAAAAAGAAGGACAAGGATATCACGTCATATGAGGTTACTGCGGATATTCTTAAGAATGTCGGGCTAGGTCATCAAGGTGTAATCTTTGATTACGAACAGACTGCGGACAAGAACTCTAAAGACTACGAAAAGAACCTGAAGGCGCTCGCTTATGACATGCTATATGGGAAGAACTATGTATTTGGCGGTAAGAATCCATATAAGCGGACAAAGATGCGCATGGGATACAAGAAAATCAAGATTGATGGCATAATTTCAATCGGCAAGAAATACTACATAAAAGGACAGAATTTCACGGAGCACAGTACAGTCAGCCTAGATGGAAAAGTGCTAAAGACAGTATATCTAAGTCCGACATTACTCGGCCTCAGTGAAAAAATCGACCAAAAGGACGTTAAGAAGCTACGAGTGAGCCAGATTGACTCCAAAGATGAGACAATCTTATCAACGATAGGCGGCAATGAGGAGCTATAG
- a CDS encoding M23 family metallopeptidase: MEQRQANKVDNKENNLQNVENMEKKQKAPSKAERKAAKKAVDKQSKEAKREKAKAAKKAKKQAKQDKVRAIEQKKSEARAERKAARAAKGPTVWNKIGSAMATAAAAPIYLHDRIQDASDKFFIGCGYSLATEYHDMRVRYKGSGAKMVSGLFALIIMVCGVLLTMQHYTVYEYAYNGRVLGYVKSEDSVVGLLDVAGDHMSSNNNGARIKFIAGNNVTFRKVSAAEKDLDDADTVMNKLTYMTDIEVSAYGVYQDGKLLTVVETRGTADSLVKETLAHYKKPAKGMKLEQIKFAKKVEVKQLDVMLTSVQSKKQASEQLLNGGNINMSHIIKEGESINSVAKKYDVNVKDMSGKNSEQSVNNLKPGDLVNMEKKVSPLEVRTVETGKMSETIPYETEKQETKDLYKGESLVAQEGVDGRQIISGTITKVNGKEVNRNIKHKEVVVQPIKKIVKVGINDKPKTASSGSYAVPIKNNYVINSNGKFGSRWGRMHEGLDFSCPTGTPIYAADGGTITKAGTFGGYGNCVIIKHDNGQETLYGHCSKINVSVGDKVYKGQVVANVGNTGRSTGSHLHFEVHVGGKAVDPWSYIF, encoded by the coding sequence ATGGAACAAAGACAGGCAAACAAAGTAGACAATAAAGAAAATAATTTACAGAATGTAGAGAATATGGAGAAAAAGCAAAAGGCTCCCTCTAAGGCAGAGAGGAAGGCAGCAAAAAAGGCGGTTGACAAACAATCCAAGGAAGCCAAGAGGGAGAAAGCCAAAGCAGCCAAGAAGGCGAAGAAACAAGCTAAGCAGGACAAGGTCAGAGCAATAGAGCAAAAGAAAAGTGAAGCCAGGGCAGAGAGGAAGGCGGCAAGAGCAGCAAAGGGACCTACAGTATGGAATAAAATTGGTTCTGCGATGGCTACGGCAGCGGCTGCACCAATCTATCTGCATGACAGGATCCAAGATGCTTCCGACAAGTTCTTTATCGGCTGTGGCTACAGTCTAGCCACTGAGTATCATGACATGCGTGTCAGATATAAGGGAAGTGGCGCCAAGATGGTGAGTGGGCTTTTTGCTTTAATTATCATGGTCTGTGGTGTGTTACTGACGATGCAGCATTACACAGTCTATGAATATGCATATAACGGGCGTGTACTCGGTTATGTAAAATCTGAGGATAGTGTTGTTGGGCTTTTGGACGTTGCCGGAGACCACATGTCTTCTAATAACAATGGAGCACGCATTAAGTTTATCGCTGGTAACAATGTGACATTTAGGAAGGTTTCAGCAGCAGAAAAGGATTTAGATGATGCTGACACTGTTATGAATAAGCTGACCTATATGACAGACATTGAAGTTTCTGCTTATGGCGTCTATCAGGACGGCAAACTGCTGACGGTTGTAGAGACGAGGGGAACAGCGGACTCTTTAGTTAAGGAAACTCTTGCTCACTATAAAAAACCTGCAAAAGGTATGAAGCTTGAACAGATTAAGTTTGCTAAGAAGGTAGAGGTTAAACAGCTGGATGTAATGCTTACTAGCGTTCAGAGTAAAAAGCAGGCTTCGGAGCAACTCCTTAACGGCGGAAATATTAACATGAGTCACATCATAAAAGAAGGCGAGAGCATAAACAGCGTCGCTAAGAAGTACGATGTAAACGTCAAGGATATGAGTGGCAAGAATAGCGAGCAATCCGTGAATAACCTTAAGCCGGGAGACCTTGTAAACATGGAAAAGAAGGTTTCACCGCTTGAAGTTAGAACCGTTGAAACTGGAAAGATGTCTGAGACAATTCCATATGAAACGGAGAAACAAGAGACAAAGGATCTCTACAAGGGAGAGTCTCTAGTCGCACAGGAAGGTGTTGACGGAAGGCAGATAATCAGCGGAACAATTACTAAAGTAAACGGAAAAGAAGTAAATAGAAATATTAAGCACAAAGAGGTAGTTGTTCAACCGATTAAGAAAATCGTTAAGGTCGGAATCAACGATAAACCTAAAACTGCATCGAGTGGCTCGTATGCAGTGCCTATCAAGAACAATTACGTTATCAACAGCAACGGAAAATTCGGAAGCAGATGGGGTAGAATGCACGAAGGACTAGACTTCTCTTGTCCAACAGGAACACCTATTTATGCTGCCGATGGAGGAACTATTACGAAGGCCGGCACGTTCGGTGGCTACGGAAACTGTGTAATTATCAAGCATGATAATGGACAGGAAACACTCTATGGACACTGCAGCAAGATAAACGTAAGCGTCGGTGATAAGGTATATAAGGGACAAGTAGTTGCAAACGTAGGAAATACAGGTCGAAGCACGGGCTCCCACCTTCACTTCGAGGTTCATGTCGGAGGAAAGGCTGTGGATCCATGGAGCTACATATTCTAA
- a CDS encoding DnaD domain protein, protein MNNTEFVIEQNKDVYLFSTEVENLMINEFFTSANGDYVKVYLLGLMRAKHGIVEDRSKTANVLGITPDEIDAAWDYWESVGVIRRDYMPDDSYRVVFLSQISRFYGNKKSRSSGSESEEQDSRLVNLDLKHLYDTYESASGRSIPSSDARKIADTIGTFGVSPEVYAYAIKYSSDNGHNDVRYINKVAINWHKEGCNTEADVKALLDKDAKRRYLYGRIFKEIGFNRQWNSGDCEMMDRWFDKFGYNIEEVLEAVKLTAGKREPSLRYVDAVLENKYRKAGGIEPSYKANNQNGAQGPGPAGGKSTQAEKARNTNSEGSVNVSKRVLEEYYKYLREKAIHDQKEKQQKLETEMPVMQKFASIEADIKEKLLAGLGSIGKEKRTELLQRQKELIEQKKEFLAVNGYPEDYLEVKYKCPICKDHGIMDDGMRCSCVKERADEAYRWNKDRQTK, encoded by the coding sequence ATGAACAACACTGAGTTTGTTATAGAACAGAATAAAGACGTCTACCTGTTTAGTACGGAAGTCGAGAACCTCATGATAAACGAGTTCTTTACCAGTGCGAACGGTGACTATGTAAAAGTGTATTTGCTTGGTTTGATGCGTGCAAAACACGGGATAGTAGAGGACAGAAGTAAGACTGCAAATGTTCTTGGCATCACTCCAGATGAAATCGATGCGGCGTGGGACTACTGGGAAAGCGTTGGCGTTATAAGACGAGACTATATGCCTGACGACTCATATAGAGTGGTTTTTCTGAGCCAGATTTCAAGGTTTTACGGAAACAAGAAAAGTAGAAGCTCTGGAAGTGAGTCAGAAGAACAGGATTCACGCCTTGTAAATCTCGATCTAAAACACCTATATGACACTTACGAGAGTGCGAGCGGAAGAAGCATACCTTCTAGTGATGCCCGCAAGATAGCTGATACTATTGGTACATTCGGGGTTTCGCCGGAGGTGTACGCTTATGCGATAAAATACAGCAGTGATAACGGTCACAACGATGTTCGTTATATAAACAAAGTCGCCATTAATTGGCACAAGGAAGGATGCAATACCGAGGCAGACGTAAAGGCGCTTTTGGATAAGGACGCGAAACGAAGATACCTCTATGGCAGGATATTCAAAGAGATTGGATTTAATCGCCAATGGAATTCCGGGGACTGCGAGATGATGGATCGCTGGTTCGACAAGTTTGGATACAATATAGAGGAAGTTCTTGAGGCTGTGAAGCTCACTGCAGGAAAGCGTGAGCCATCACTTAGATACGTCGATGCCGTCTTGGAAAACAAATATCGCAAAGCTGGAGGGATTGAGCCTAGCTACAAAGCTAATAACCAGAACGGTGCTCAAGGTCCTGGACCTGCGGGCGGCAAGTCGACGCAAGCAGAAAAGGCGAGAAATACAAATTCGGAAGGCAGTGTAAACGTCAGCAAGCGAGTCCTCGAGGAGTACTATAAGTACCTAAGAGAAAAGGCTATACATGATCAGAAGGAAAAACAGCAGAAACTTGAAACAGAAATGCCTGTAATGCAGAAATTTGCAAGCATTGAGGCGGATATCAAAGAAAAGCTACTCGCTGGACTTGGAAGCATAGGTAAGGAAAAGCGGACGGAACTACTGCAGAGACAGAAGGAGCTCATAGAGCAAAAGAAGGAGTTCCTTGCGGTGAACGGGTATCCAGAGGATTATTTAGAAGTTAAATACAAGTGTCCGATATGCAAGGACCACGGAATTATGGACGATGGAATGCGCTGCTCTTGCGTTAAAGAGAGAGCAGATGAGGCTTATAGATGGAACAAAGACAGGCAAACAAAGTAG
- a CDS encoding FtsB family cell division protein, producing MCKSRKKNRELRSSDRVATASTESRETRQTTREKQKKKKFGTRGIFSKPANRRNLIIVAVVLLLLAASVRNIVKLELENRRLKHKQKELIEQRKELKIELRNVNSKEYIEEQARKQLRLVDPDEILFVFPNEKDKDNAKDK from the coding sequence ATGTGCAAAAGCAGAAAGAAGAACAGAGAGCTGAGGTCATCCGATAGGGTGGCCACAGCCTCAACTGAAAGCAGAGAAACTAGGCAGACGACTAGGGAAAAACAGAAAAAGAAGAAATTCGGTACAAGAGGAATTTTTTCAAAACCTGCAAACAGGCGCAATTTGATAATTGTGGCTGTGGTTTTGCTGTTGCTCGCGGCGTCAGTTCGCAATATAGTCAAACTTGAGCTCGAGAATAGAAGGCTTAAGCATAAGCAGAAAGAGCTCATAGAACAGAGAAAAGAACTCAAAATTGAGCTCAGGAATGTAAACAGCAAGGAGTATATAGAGGAACAGGCTCGAAAGCAGCTAAGGCTTGTTGATCCAGATGAAATCCTATTTGTATTTCCTAATGAGAAGGATAAGGATAATGCAAAAGACAAATAA
- the rnmV gene encoding ribonuclease M5, with product MQKTNNLERADRLIINEAIVVEGRDDVDAVAKACDALIIATHGFGITSETWGLIEKAYNEKGIIILTDPDYSGEEIRRKLTAKFPKALHAYLPKSEAIRDDDIGVENAAPEAIRDALTKVHGITKSAKQDNITMDDLNELELVGGQQASVLREHVGAELGIGYGNGKAFLRKLNGFGISKTDLEAALIKVKAENLNTNAQN from the coding sequence ATGCAAAAGACAAATAATTTGGAGAGAGCGGATAGGCTGATCATAAACGAGGCGATAGTCGTAGAAGGTCGTGACGATGTCGATGCTGTAGCAAAAGCTTGCGATGCGCTAATTATTGCAACGCATGGATTTGGAATAACGAGTGAGACCTGGGGGCTGATCGAGAAAGCATATAACGAAAAAGGTATTATTATCTTGACTGATCCCGACTATTCTGGTGAGGAAATAAGGCGAAAGTTAACGGCAAAATTTCCGAAAGCATTGCATGCATATTTACCAAAATCAGAGGCAATTAGGGACGATGATATCGGAGTTGAAAATGCGGCGCCAGAGGCCATTAGAGATGCGTTAACTAAGGTTCATGGCATCACCAAGAGTGCTAAGCAAGATAACATAACTATGGACGATCTTAATGAACTGGAGCTCGTCGGAGGACAGCAGGCTTCGGTGCTTCGAGAACATGTGGGGGCAGAGCTCGGAATAGGGTATGGAAACGGAAAAGCATTTCTAAGAAAGCTGAACGGATTTGGAATATCTAAAACAGATCTTGAAGCAGCACTTATAAAGGTCAAGGCAGAAAATTTAAATACTAATGCACAAAACTGA